A genomic window from Nocardioides jiangxiensis includes:
- a CDS encoding class I SAM-dependent methyltransferase, which translates to MDLDAFRWLLTDAGQQLLDRAAHAYADVAGDPVAAASAVRRLEPDPDRATAALSQVQLRVRAVAKFGDDALRMYFVGDALEQATRPRIAAHRAARLAAFAPQSVIDLGCGIGGDLAAFARAGLTAAGVDLDPLRVEIARANLAALGLAGAVEVANSTQLDLSGFGACFADPARRTSSGRVFDVNGWTPSWDFVLGLFGRASVVKVAPGIPHDLVPEGVEAEWVSEAGDLKEAALWSPAMATARRRATVIPASGGLATLTEEDDPYDGATERPVRPVGGYLYEPDDAVIRAGLVTAVAAGVDGGLVDEKIAWVTSDSAFRTPFARGYRVVEELPYREKQLKAALRERSIGRLAIKPRGVQVVPEQLRKRLALSGAHEGTLVLTRVAGAGAAYLVEPI; encoded by the coding sequence GTGGACCTCGACGCCTTCCGCTGGCTGCTCACCGACGCCGGTCAGCAGCTGCTCGACCGCGCCGCCCACGCGTACGCCGACGTGGCCGGCGACCCTGTGGCGGCAGCCTCCGCGGTCCGCCGGCTCGAGCCGGACCCGGACCGTGCGACCGCGGCACTGAGCCAGGTCCAGCTGCGCGTCCGGGCCGTGGCGAAGTTCGGTGACGACGCGCTGCGCATGTACTTCGTCGGCGACGCGCTCGAGCAGGCGACGCGGCCACGCATCGCCGCCCACCGCGCGGCGCGGCTCGCGGCGTTCGCGCCCCAGAGCGTGATCGACCTCGGCTGCGGCATCGGCGGCGACCTCGCGGCGTTCGCGCGCGCAGGGCTGACGGCGGCCGGCGTCGACCTGGACCCGCTGCGGGTGGAGATCGCGCGTGCCAACCTCGCCGCGCTCGGGCTCGCCGGTGCCGTCGAGGTGGCGAACTCGACGCAGCTCGACCTGAGCGGGTTCGGGGCCTGCTTCGCGGACCCCGCGCGGCGCACCTCGAGCGGACGGGTCTTCGACGTCAACGGCTGGACGCCGTCGTGGGACTTCGTGCTCGGCCTCTTCGGACGGGCGTCCGTCGTGAAGGTCGCGCCCGGCATCCCGCACGACCTCGTGCCCGAGGGTGTCGAGGCCGAGTGGGTCAGCGAGGCAGGCGACCTCAAGGAGGCCGCCCTCTGGTCGCCGGCCATGGCCACCGCCCGACGCCGCGCGACGGTCATCCCGGCGAGCGGCGGCCTGGCGACGCTGACCGAGGAGGACGACCCCTACGACGGCGCGACCGAGCGGCCCGTGCGGCCCGTCGGCGGCTACCTCTACGAGCCCGACGACGCGGTGATCCGCGCGGGGCTGGTCACCGCAGTCGCGGCCGGCGTCGACGGCGGCCTCGTCGACGAGAAGATCGCCTGGGTCACCTCGGACAGCGCGTTCCGCACGCCCTTCGCCCGCGGCTACCGGGTGGTCGAGGAGCTGCCGTACCGCGAGAAGCAGCTCAAGGCGGCCCTGCGCGAGCGCAGCATCGGGCGGCTGGCGATCAAGCCCCGCGGCGTGCAGGTCGTGCCCGAGCAGCTGCGCAAGCGGCTCGCGCTGAGCGGCGCCCACGAGGGCACCCTCGTGCTGACCCGCGTGGCCGGTGCCGGAGCGGCGTACCTGGTCGAGCCGATCTGA
- a CDS encoding threonine/serine ThrE exporter family protein: MDETRLRHMTIDLCLRVGELLLSSGAGAADVVATMQSVARHLGLRNATVDVTFTSLAMSWQPDPGEPPVALLRNVVQREIDYQDLSRVDRLVAQILAGEVDLVAARAIVAKVSSTGHRRGRTKVTLGWGAMSAGVALMLGGGALVCVIAFGAAAAIDRLQAAMARRRLPRFYQQVAGGAVATLIAVVTASLDSSLDPSLVVTANIVMLLSGIGFMGALQDCLTGFYVTGSARITEALLATAGIIAGVSGGLSFAHVVHVDVGRIEQWHNTLQGVAVVVVGAAICAAGFAYASHAPKRTLVPVASLAALALLVSRQIQAGGFGATWGTGVAAFVVGLLAWTLSRWFAVPPLVIVVSAVVPMLPGFAIYGGLSELGGDSANPAAGILSLVTAASISLALAAGVILGEYVAQPVTREARRLERRLAGPRLVGPLRAKSAGR; encoded by the coding sequence ATGGACGAGACCCGCCTTCGGCACATGACGATCGACCTCTGTCTCCGGGTCGGGGAGCTGCTCCTCTCGTCGGGGGCGGGAGCGGCTGACGTCGTGGCCACCATGCAGTCGGTGGCGCGCCACCTCGGGCTCCGCAACGCGACGGTCGACGTCACGTTCACCTCGCTGGCGATGTCGTGGCAGCCCGACCCCGGTGAGCCGCCGGTCGCGCTGCTCCGCAACGTCGTCCAGCGGGAGATCGACTACCAGGACCTCAGCCGGGTCGACCGGCTGGTCGCGCAGATCCTCGCCGGCGAGGTCGACCTCGTCGCGGCACGGGCGATCGTGGCCAAGGTGAGCTCGACCGGCCACCGCCGCGGCCGGACCAAGGTGACCCTGGGCTGGGGCGCGATGTCGGCCGGCGTCGCGTTGATGCTCGGTGGTGGAGCGCTGGTCTGCGTGATCGCGTTCGGCGCCGCTGCGGCCATCGACCGGCTCCAGGCCGCCATGGCCCGGCGGCGGCTGCCGCGCTTCTACCAGCAGGTCGCCGGTGGTGCCGTGGCGACACTGATCGCGGTCGTGACGGCGTCCCTGGACTCCTCGCTCGATCCCTCCCTCGTGGTCACCGCCAACATCGTCATGCTGCTCTCCGGCATCGGCTTCATGGGTGCGCTGCAGGACTGCCTGACCGGCTTCTACGTCACCGGCAGTGCCCGGATCACGGAGGCGCTGCTGGCCACTGCCGGCATCATCGCGGGGGTCAGCGGTGGCCTGTCGTTCGCCCACGTCGTCCACGTCGACGTGGGCCGGATCGAGCAGTGGCACAACACGCTGCAGGGCGTCGCGGTGGTCGTCGTCGGTGCGGCGATCTGTGCCGCCGGCTTCGCCTACGCGTCGCACGCGCCGAAGCGGACCCTGGTGCCGGTCGCCTCGCTCGCGGCCCTTGCCCTCCTGGTCTCGCGCCAGATCCAGGCGGGAGGCTTCGGTGCCACCTGGGGCACCGGGGTGGCGGCGTTCGTCGTCGGTCTGCTCGCCTGGACGCTGAGCCGGTGGTTCGCGGTGCCGCCGCTCGTCATCGTCGTCTCCGCGGTGGTCCCGATGCTGCCCGGCTTCGCGATCTACGGCGGCCTCTCCGAGCTCGGTGGCGACAGCGCCAACCCCGCGGCGGGGATCCTCTCCCTGGTCACCGCGGCCTCGATCTCCCTGGCGCTGGCCGCCGGGGTGATCCTCGGGGAGTACGTCGCCCAGCCGGTCACCCGCGAGGCCCGGCGCCTGGAACGCCGCCTCGCCGGGCCCCGGCTCGTCGGTCCGCTGCGAGCCAAGTCAGCAGGTCGCTGA
- a CDS encoding WS/DGAT/MGAT family O-acyltransferase translates to MATPLDPQSLAFFLAESRNMPIHVGGLLLFEKPDGAGDDYVRTVYEDMLTIDRLKPLFAKRPYRSIATGGQWVWTEDDHFDIEHHVRHSALPSPGRIRELLDLTSRLHGTRMASDRPLWETHMIEGLADGRIAMYTKIHHALVDGVSAMRLLSSSFSPDPDERGMKPPFAWQERAPREPRDRTRVEQAKALAEIPPSAIRSTMAAIADAAGLPGATLKSLGNSLSLPKAGPVSFAAPKTILNQRITGARRFAADDWSFERLKRVGDATGTTMNDVLLAMNGGALRTYLDDLNALPDTSLVSMVPVGLNAKQAGVASTAGGNAVGTLMVRLGTELADPAERLQSIHASMASGKEMMASMTKTQIIAMAGLGMAPSMLTPLLRLNSVVNPPFNITISNVPGPKVPMYYNGAKLVGMYPASVPMHGQALNVTAVSYNGQVGLGLTGCRRTVPHLQRLLVHLEDALVDLEVAAGLR, encoded by the coding sequence ATGGCGACCCCGCTGGACCCGCAGTCCCTGGCGTTCTTCCTGGCCGAGAGCCGGAACATGCCGATCCACGTGGGCGGCCTGCTGCTCTTCGAGAAGCCCGACGGCGCCGGTGACGACTACGTCCGCACGGTCTACGAGGACATGCTCACCATCGACCGGCTCAAGCCGCTCTTCGCCAAGCGGCCCTACCGCTCGATCGCGACCGGCGGCCAGTGGGTGTGGACCGAGGACGACCACTTCGACATCGAGCACCACGTCCGGCACAGCGCGCTGCCCTCACCGGGCCGGATCCGCGAGCTGCTCGACCTGACCAGCCGCCTGCACGGCACCCGCATGGCCAGCGACCGCCCGCTGTGGGAGACCCACATGATCGAGGGCCTCGCCGACGGGCGGATCGCGATGTACACCAAGATCCACCACGCGCTGGTCGACGGCGTCTCCGCGATGCGGCTGCTCTCCAGCAGCTTCTCCCCCGACCCCGACGAGCGCGGCATGAAGCCGCCCTTCGCATGGCAGGAGCGGGCACCGCGCGAGCCGCGCGACCGCACCCGCGTCGAGCAGGCGAAGGCGCTCGCGGAGATCCCGCCGAGCGCGATCCGCTCCACGATGGCCGCGATCGCCGACGCCGCCGGCCTGCCCGGCGCGACGCTGAAGTCGCTCGGCAACTCGCTCTCGCTGCCCAAGGCCGGGCCGGTCTCGTTCGCCGCGCCCAAGACGATCCTCAACCAGCGGATCACCGGCGCCCGTCGCTTCGCAGCCGACGACTGGTCCTTCGAGCGGCTCAAGCGGGTGGGCGACGCCACCGGCACGACGATGAACGACGTGCTGCTGGCCATGAACGGCGGCGCGCTGCGCACCTACCTCGACGACCTCAACGCCCTTCCGGACACCTCGCTCGTCTCCATGGTCCCGGTCGGGCTCAACGCCAAGCAGGCCGGCGTCGCCTCCACCGCCGGCGGCAACGCGGTCGGCACCCTGATGGTCCGCCTCGGCACCGAGCTGGCCGACCCCGCCGAGCGCCTCCAGTCGATCCACGCCTCGATGGCGTCGGGCAAGGAGATGATGGCGTCGATGACGAAGACCCAGATCATCGCGATGGCCGGCCTCGGCATGGCGCCGTCGATGCTGACGCCGCTGCTGCGGCTCAACAGCGTGGTCAACCCGCCGTTCAACATCACCATCTCCAACGTGCCGGGCCCGAAGGTGCCGATGTACTACAACGGCGCCAAGCTGGTCGGCATGTACCCGGCATCCGTGCCGATGCACGGGCAGGCGCTCAACGTCACCGCGGTCTCCTACAACGGCCAGGTCGGGCTCGGCCTCACCGGCTGCCGGCGGACCGTCCCGCACCTGCAGCGCCTCCTGGTCCACCTCGAGGACGCCCTGGTCGACCTCGAGGTCGCCGCCGGCCTCCGCTGA
- a CDS encoding SDR family NAD(P)-dependent oxidoreductase: protein MKSLKDKVVVITGAGSGIGQALAVEAAKKGALLAISDVNEIGLAETAEKARAAGSPDVQTAKLDVADRAAFQAYAASVVDHFGRVNLVVNNAGVALAGDFTELEYKDIDWIVGINFWGVVHGSKEFLPHLIASGDGHLVNISSLFGLVSMPGQSAYNATKYAVRGMTEAIREEMLANKTGVGVTVVHPGGIKTAIARNARVSEGEDQAKTAELFDKYLARTTAESAAQQILKAVKKDKARLLIGIDAHAVHNFGKFTGSRYQDLIALGSGRVMKATKKKH, encoded by the coding sequence ATGAAGTCCCTGAAGGACAAGGTCGTCGTCATCACCGGTGCCGGTTCCGGCATCGGCCAGGCCCTCGCCGTCGAGGCCGCGAAGAAGGGCGCCCTGCTCGCCATCTCCGACGTCAACGAGATCGGCCTCGCCGAGACCGCGGAGAAGGCGCGCGCCGCCGGCTCCCCCGACGTCCAGACGGCGAAGCTCGACGTCGCGGACCGCGCTGCCTTCCAGGCGTACGCCGCGTCGGTCGTCGACCACTTCGGCCGGGTCAACCTGGTCGTCAACAACGCCGGCGTCGCCCTGGCCGGTGACTTCACCGAGCTGGAGTACAAGGACATCGACTGGATCGTCGGCATCAACTTCTGGGGCGTCGTGCACGGCTCGAAGGAGTTCCTGCCGCACCTGATCGCGTCAGGCGATGGCCACCTGGTCAACATCTCCTCGCTCTTCGGCCTGGTCTCGATGCCCGGCCAGTCGGCGTACAACGCGACGAAGTACGCCGTGCGCGGCATGACCGAGGCGATCCGCGAGGAGATGCTCGCCAACAAGACCGGCGTCGGCGTCACCGTCGTGCACCCGGGTGGCATCAAGACCGCGATCGCCCGCAACGCCCGCGTCTCGGAGGGCGAGGACCAGGCCAAGACGGCCGAGCTCTTCGACAAGTACCTCGCGCGCACCACCGCCGAGTCCGCCGCGCAGCAGATCCTCAAGGCGGTCAAGAAGGACAAGGCCCGTCTGCTGATCGGCATCGACGCCCACGCCGTGCACAACTTCGGCAAGTTCACGGGCTCGCGCTACCAGGACCTGATCGCGCTCGGCTCCGGCCGGGTCATGAAGGCCACCAAGAAGAAGCACTGA
- a CDS encoding FUSC family protein — protein MELPPLDLVRTRGRTSVAARIRRLQSKAWHIGQCAVAAALAWFVAADVLGHHVPFFAPVAAVVALGTSYGQRLRRVAEIAVGVALGVFIGDMFVLAVGSGGWQIGLVVGFAMIAAMLLDGGQLIVTQSAVQAIIVVALASQTGTGQPIDRWIDALVGGGFALLAAAVVPGAPLRRPGEQAAVVVRKIAALLRAAADVMVHGEVEPAMALLADARTTDRLVRELRAFADEAVAITVSPLQHHHRDRMKQMVVLAEPVDKALRTTRVLVRRTAVAAYHRAPVPPQYAEVCRELADAADLVAQALAGGGESTAAREALLQVGHRTAALGRSHALSVEVVLAMLRGLTADLLELTGMSPLEATDALPLPSRVWLDTEDRPEPG, from the coding sequence ATGGAACTGCCGCCACTCGACCTGGTCCGCACCCGCGGCCGCACCTCGGTGGCGGCCCGGATCCGTCGCCTGCAGTCGAAGGCGTGGCACATCGGGCAGTGCGCGGTGGCGGCTGCCCTGGCCTGGTTCGTGGCAGCCGACGTGCTGGGCCACCACGTGCCGTTCTTCGCGCCGGTCGCTGCCGTGGTGGCGCTCGGGACCTCCTACGGGCAACGGCTGCGGCGGGTCGCCGAGATCGCGGTGGGGGTGGCGCTCGGTGTCTTCATCGGTGACATGTTCGTGCTGGCCGTCGGCAGCGGTGGGTGGCAGATCGGCCTGGTCGTCGGGTTCGCGATGATCGCGGCGATGCTCCTCGACGGTGGCCAGCTGATCGTCACGCAGTCCGCGGTCCAGGCGATCATCGTGGTCGCGCTCGCCTCGCAGACCGGCACCGGCCAGCCCATCGACCGCTGGATCGACGCGCTCGTCGGCGGAGGGTTCGCGCTCCTGGCGGCCGCGGTCGTCCCCGGGGCGCCGCTGCGCCGTCCCGGCGAGCAGGCGGCCGTCGTGGTCCGCAAGATCGCCGCGCTCCTGCGTGCCGCCGCGGACGTCATGGTGCACGGCGAGGTCGAGCCGGCCATGGCCCTGCTCGCCGACGCCCGCACCACCGACCGGCTCGTGCGTGAGCTGCGGGCCTTCGCCGACGAGGCGGTCGCGATCACGGTCTCGCCGCTCCAGCACCACCACCGCGACCGGATGAAGCAGATGGTCGTCCTCGCCGAGCCCGTCGACAAGGCGCTGCGCACGACGCGGGTGCTGGTCCGGCGCACGGCCGTGGCGGCGTACCACCGCGCGCCCGTGCCCCCGCAGTACGCCGAGGTGTGCCGCGAGCTCGCCGACGCGGCCGACCTGGTCGCCCAGGCGCTGGCCGGTGGCGGGGAGAGCACCGCGGCGCGGGAGGCGCTGCTCCAGGTCGGTCACCGGACCGCAGCGCTCGGCCGCTCGCACGCGCTCTCCGTCGAGGTCGTCCTCGCCATGCTGCGTGGCCTGACGGCCGACCTGCTCGAGCTCACCGGCATGAGTCCGCTCGAGGCGACCGATGCCCTGCCGCTGCCGAGCCGGGTCTGGCTGGACACCGAGGACCGTCCCGAGCCGGGGTGA
- the ddaH gene encoding dimethylargininase translates to MVEMAPATPGRAGTPRSGSTRGEEIRTARARRYLMCRPEHFTVAYEINPWMDSSRAVDTDLALAQWEHLRRTYLDLGHVVDLVDPLPGLPDMVFAANGALVIDGHALGVRFRHAERAAEAGAYAAWLRAQGIEVTDAVALNEGEGDFLLAGDWLLAGSGFRSDPASHAEAQELFGVPVVSLVLVDPRFYHLDTALAVLDDRTVAWWPPAFSPGSRRVVERLFPDAIEATEEDALAFGLNAVSDGRHVVVAAAARHLVAELSSRGYVPVPVDLSELLRGGGGAKCCTLELRDAVAAA, encoded by the coding sequence ATGGTGGAGATGGCCCCCGCCACCCCTGGTCGGGCCGGCACGCCACGGAGCGGCAGCACGCGCGGTGAGGAGATCCGCACCGCACGAGCCCGTCGCTACCTGATGTGTCGACCCGAGCACTTCACGGTGGCGTACGAGATCAACCCGTGGATGGACTCCTCGCGAGCCGTCGACACGGACCTCGCGCTCGCGCAGTGGGAGCACCTGCGCCGCACGTACCTCGACCTCGGGCACGTGGTGGACCTGGTCGATCCGCTGCCCGGGCTCCCGGACATGGTCTTCGCCGCCAACGGCGCCCTGGTGATCGACGGCCATGCCCTCGGCGTGCGGTTCCGGCACGCCGAGCGCGCCGCCGAGGCAGGGGCGTACGCCGCGTGGCTGCGCGCGCAGGGCATCGAGGTCACGGACGCGGTCGCCCTCAACGAGGGCGAGGGCGACTTCCTGCTCGCCGGCGACTGGCTGCTCGCAGGATCCGGGTTCCGCTCCGACCCGGCCTCGCACGCCGAGGCGCAGGAGCTCTTCGGCGTACCCGTGGTGTCGCTGGTGCTGGTGGACCCGCGGTTCTACCACCTCGACACCGCGCTCGCGGTGCTCGACGACCGCACCGTCGCGTGGTGGCCTCCGGCGTTCAGCCCGGGCAGTCGGCGCGTGGTGGAGCGGCTCTTCCCCGACGCGATCGAGGCGACCGAGGAAGACGCCCTGGCATTCGGTCTCAACGCCGTCTCGGACGGGCGGCACGTCGTCGTCGCCGCGGCCGCCCGCCACCTGGTCGCCGAGCTCTCCTCCCGGGGCTACGTACCCGTGCCCGTCGACCTCTCCGAGCTCCTGCGCGGGGGCGGCGGGGCGAAGTGCTGCACCCTCGAGCTGCGGGACGCGGTGGCGGCGGCATGA
- a CDS encoding SDR family NAD(P)-dependent oxidoreductase, which translates to MKTLKDKVVVITGAGSGIGRALAVHAAGEGALVAISDVNEAGLAETVALAKDAGAVDVHSAKLDVADRPAFLAYADEVARYFGRVNVIVNNAGVTMTGDFEDMTLEEFDWIMGINVDGVITGTKAFLPHLIASGDGHVVNISSIFGLFSVPGQSAYNASKYAVRGFTEALREEMLVAKHPVGVTCVHPGGIRTGIVRNGRTTAHEDADALNAAFEKLGRMDPAKAAKIIWGAVRKDQARLLVGLDAHALHNLTKFAGSRYQDVFALGKKLVLPGNR; encoded by the coding sequence ATGAAGACCCTCAAGGACAAGGTCGTCGTCATCACCGGTGCCGGCTCCGGCATCGGCCGCGCGCTCGCCGTCCACGCCGCGGGCGAGGGCGCGCTCGTCGCGATCTCGGACGTCAACGAGGCCGGCCTGGCCGAGACCGTGGCGCTCGCCAAGGACGCCGGCGCCGTCGACGTCCACAGCGCGAAGCTGGACGTCGCCGACCGCCCCGCCTTCCTGGCGTACGCCGACGAGGTCGCCCGCTACTTCGGCCGGGTCAACGTCATCGTCAACAACGCCGGCGTCACCATGACCGGCGACTTCGAGGACATGACCCTCGAGGAGTTCGACTGGATCATGGGCATCAACGTCGACGGCGTCATCACCGGCACCAAGGCGTTCCTCCCCCACCTGATCGCCTCGGGCGACGGCCACGTGGTCAACATCAGCTCGATCTTCGGCCTCTTCTCGGTGCCGGGCCAGTCGGCGTACAACGCCTCCAAGTACGCCGTCCGCGGCTTCACCGAGGCACTGCGCGAGGAGATGCTGGTCGCGAAGCATCCGGTCGGCGTCACCTGCGTTCACCCCGGCGGCATCCGCACCGGCATCGTCCGCAACGGCCGCACCACCGCCCACGAGGACGCCGACGCCCTGAACGCGGCGTTCGAGAAGCTGGGCCGGATGGACCCGGCCAAGGCGGCGAAGATCATCTGGGGCGCCGTGCGCAAGGACCAGGCCCGGCTGCTCGTCGGCCTGGACGCGCACGCACTGCACAACCTCACCAAGTTCGCCGGCTCGCGCTACCAGGACGTCTTCGCGCTGGGCAAGAAGCTCGTCCTTCCCGGCAACCGCTGA
- a CDS encoding site-specific DNA-methyltransferase produces MTELRPDAGNPAGARTVFVEGDNLDVLPLLPKLPELEGRPVDLVYIDPPYNTGNGFAYADKQGYGRGRHEAWTAMLRPRLEAARDLMAPSGAIFVSIDDNEVAHLRLLLDEVFGERNFIAQVVVNLNPKGRQLGPFFATNHEYLLVYARSLAACALDPTSTHEVTEADFPQVHEDGRRFRHLPLRNTNKKSNPETCRTLAYPLWGDPVSGRVATTPFDGAREIWPVFGDGSPAVWRWSTRLVDERPADDLVCRTLRGRLGERVDVFQRDWLHPDRRKKLRTIWTHEEVGSTDTAVAEVKALVGKVFESPKPTGLLRRVLETYPDDAVVLDFFAGSGTTGHAALLADAADGGTRLSISVNAPEETRPASPARAAGFARVSEITEARLRAAAAVHGAAVAAYRLG; encoded by the coding sequence ATGACCGAGCTGCGTCCCGATGCGGGGAACCCCGCCGGGGCGCGCACCGTCTTCGTCGAGGGCGACAACCTCGACGTCCTGCCGCTGCTGCCGAAGCTCCCCGAGCTCGAGGGCCGGCCCGTCGACCTGGTCTACATCGACCCGCCGTACAACACCGGCAACGGGTTCGCGTACGCCGACAAGCAGGGCTACGGCCGTGGCCGGCACGAGGCCTGGACGGCGATGCTCCGTCCCCGGCTCGAGGCGGCCCGCGACCTGATGGCGCCCAGCGGCGCGATCTTCGTGAGCATCGACGACAACGAGGTCGCCCACCTGCGCCTCCTCCTGGACGAGGTCTTCGGCGAGCGCAACTTCATCGCCCAGGTGGTCGTGAACCTCAACCCGAAGGGGCGCCAGCTCGGGCCGTTCTTCGCGACCAACCACGAGTACCTGCTCGTCTACGCGCGCTCGCTCGCCGCATGTGCCCTCGACCCGACGAGCACCCACGAGGTGACCGAGGCCGACTTCCCGCAGGTGCACGAGGACGGGCGGCGGTTCCGCCACCTCCCGCTGCGCAACACCAACAAGAAGTCCAACCCCGAGACCTGTCGGACGCTGGCCTACCCGCTCTGGGGCGACCCGGTGTCGGGGCGCGTCGCGACGACGCCGTTCGACGGTGCTCGGGAGATCTGGCCGGTCTTCGGCGACGGGTCGCCGGCGGTGTGGCGCTGGTCCACGCGGCTCGTCGACGAGCGGCCCGCCGACGACCTGGTCTGCCGCACGCTGCGGGGTCGGCTGGGGGAGCGCGTCGACGTCTTCCAGCGGGACTGGCTGCACCCGGACCGCCGCAAGAAGCTCCGCACGATCTGGACCCACGAGGAGGTGGGCTCGACCGACACCGCGGTCGCGGAGGTGAAGGCACTGGTCGGCAAGGTCTTCGAGTCGCCCAAGCCGACCGGCCTGCTCCGACGCGTCCTGGAGACCTACCCCGACGACGCCGTCGTGCTCGACTTCTTCGCCGGCTCCGGTACGACGGGGCACGCCGCGTTGCTGGCCGACGCCGCCGACGGCGGCACCCGGCTCTCGATCAGCGTCAATGCACCCGAGGAGACCCGGCCCGCCTCGCCGGCGCGCGCCGCGGGATTCGCGCGGGTCAGCGAGATCACCGAGGCACGGCTGCGCGCCGCGGCCGCCGTCCACGGGGCTGCCGTGGCGGCGTACCGCCTGGGCTGA
- a CDS encoding S53 family peptidase, with translation MRKFLPSVVIALVAGSFSLAPPAADAAGQRLHPVAVCGTPAPGSAACHAKVMVNGSGVVPASTTPAASALTPAQLQDAYKLTGLTSGAKTVAIVDAYGYTSLERDLATYRSYFGLPACTTASGCLKIVDQNGGTSLPRMDVGWAGEQALDVDAVSAICPDCKIVVVQAKTASFANLGAAVNTAAKMAGVVAISNSYGSSSDASDASYGSYYNHPGIAITASTGDNGYQGGSYPASSTYTTAVGGTSLVKDGSARGWSESAWSGAGSGCSTYNAKPSFQNAVPTGCAKRAMADVSAAADPGKGGMAVYYPTSRSTSTWAQVGGTSESAPIIASVYALGSNSLAGYPNAVPYAHTANLFDVTSGSNGTCPTSQWCNAGSGWDGPTGLGTPNGAGAF, from the coding sequence ATGAGGAAGTTCCTTCCGTCCGTGGTCATCGCGCTCGTTGCGGGGTCGTTCTCGCTCGCGCCGCCGGCCGCAGACGCCGCAGGCCAGCGCCTGCACCCGGTCGCCGTCTGCGGCACCCCGGCGCCCGGCTCGGCTGCGTGCCACGCCAAGGTGATGGTGAACGGGTCCGGCGTGGTGCCGGCCTCGACCACGCCGGCCGCCTCGGCGCTCACGCCGGCACAGCTGCAGGACGCCTACAAGCTGACCGGGCTGACCTCGGGCGCGAAGACGGTGGCCATCGTCGACGCCTACGGCTACACCAGCCTCGAGCGCGACCTCGCGACGTACCGCTCCTACTTCGGGCTGCCGGCGTGTACCACCGCCAGCGGCTGCCTGAAGATCGTCGACCAGAACGGCGGCACCAGCCTGCCGCGCATGGACGTCGGCTGGGCCGGCGAGCAGGCGCTCGACGTCGACGCCGTCTCGGCGATCTGCCCCGACTGCAAGATCGTCGTGGTGCAGGCGAAGACCGCGTCGTTCGCCAACCTGGGTGCCGCGGTCAACACGGCCGCGAAGATGGCCGGCGTGGTGGCGATCTCCAACTCCTACGGCTCCAGCAGCGATGCCTCCGACGCCAGCTACGGCAGCTACTACAACCACCCGGGCATCGCGATCACCGCGTCGACCGGCGACAACGGCTACCAGGGCGGCTCCTACCCGGCGTCCTCGACGTACACGACCGCAGTCGGCGGCACCTCCCTGGTCAAGGACGGCAGTGCACGTGGCTGGAGCGAGTCGGCGTGGAGCGGCGCGGGCTCGGGCTGCTCCACGTACAACGCCAAGCCGTCGTTCCAGAACGCGGTGCCGACCGGCTGTGCCAAGCGCGCGATGGCCGACGTCTCCGCGGCGGCCGACCCCGGCAAGGGCGGCATGGCGGTCTACTACCCGACGAGCCGCTCCACCTCCACGTGGGCGCAGGTCGGTGGCACGAGCGAGTCGGCGCCGATCATCGCCTCGGTCTACGCGCTGGGAAGCAACTCGCTCGCGGGCTACCCCAACGCGGTGCCCTACGCGCACACGGCGAACCTCTTCGACGTCACCAGCGGCAGCAACGGCACCTGCCCGACGTCGCAGTGGTGCAACGCCGGCTCGGGCTGGGACGGTCCGACCGGTCTCGGTACGCCGAACGGCGCCGGCGCCTTCTGA